One part of the Drosophila teissieri strain GT53w chromosome 3R, Prin_Dtei_1.1, whole genome shotgun sequence genome encodes these proteins:
- the LOC122618826 gene encoding nuclear protein localization protein 4 homolog isoform X1, whose protein sequence is MACAPLLLEQFIYKKRNFAYAFVRHRLFVLCKQSLIRVQSAEGIKRIEISPKSNLKQLYDSVQNALKVDGFGLFKERNFLTELQTSGSQLVGTSLKHGDMVFLKQMAGTSSRRTSTTVLDSQAFKTSTVSNPNSGRPSINVVEDDVDQALSKADGTIKRERDTKLCHHNANGRCVHCSALEPYDESYLKEHNIKHLSFHSYIRKQTSGMDHGKYFVFDDINCRIKPGCREHPPWPKGICSKCQPSAITLNRQTYRHVDNVMFENTKIVERFLNYWRTTGHQRMGYLYGTYEQHNDVPLGIRAKVAAIYEPPQESTRDSINIQPDEFADDVDAVASALGLKKIGWIFTDLITEDASIGTVKQIRGIESHFITAQECITAGELQNRHPNPCKYASNGVFGSKFVTICVTGDKTKQVHMEGYAVSAQCMALVRDNCLIPTKDAPELGYVRESTDKQYVPDVFYKEKDQYGNEVQRLARPLPVEYLLVDVPASTPLQPIYTFTEYDKRQPFPIENRYLDGHLQDFNALSCYLSAWGEEEFLEAISDFHLLVYLYKMDMLPLRQHMGPLLEAVRTKNPNQAAQFKVVDVWKLLESLIQASSGGSGGTTSYPSGGASASAGSAGSEAMDLDANTWTCNHCTFINRGELTSCEICSLPR, encoded by the exons ATGGCCTGTGCACCACTGCTGCTCGAGCAGTTCATCTACAAGAAGCGCAATTTCGCCTACGCCTTTGTGCGCCATCGTCTGTTTGTGTTATGCAAACAATCG TTGATACGCGTTCAGTCGGCGGAGGGCATCAAACGCATCGAGATCTCGCCCAAGTCGAATCTGAAGCAGCTCTACGACAGCGTTCAGAATGCCCTGAAGGTGGATGGCTTTGGTCTCTTCAAGGAGCGCAACTTCCTCACAGAGCTGCAGACCAGTGGCTCCCAGCTGGTGGGCACTTCCTTGAAGCATGGCGACATGGTCTTCTTAAAACAGATGGCTGGCACATCATCGCGC CGCACTAGCACCACTGTTCTGGACAGTCAGGCGTTTAAGACCAGCACCGTTAGCAATCCGAACAGCGGTCGTCCATCCATCAATGTGGTCGAAGATGACGTGGACCAGGCTCTGAGCAAAGCTGATGGCACCATTAAGCGCGAACGTGATACCAAGCT GTGCCACCACAATGCCAACGGCCGATGCGTGCACTGCTCCGCACTGGAGCCCTATGATGAGTCCTATCTGAAGGAGCACAATATCAAGCACTTGTCCTTCCACTCGTACATACGCAAGCAGACATCCGGCATGGATCACGGCAAGTACTTTGTCTTCGACGACATCAACTGTCGCATCAAGCCGGGATGTCGCGAGCATCCACCATGGCCCAAGGGCATCTGCTCCAAGTGCCAGCCGTCGGCCATTACGCTGAATCGTCAGACATATCGTCACGTGGACAACGTTATGTTCGAGAACACCAAGATCGTGGAGCGCTTCCTCAACTACTGGCGCACCACAGGACACCAGCGCATGGGATATCTGTATGGCACGTACGAGCAGCACAATGATGTTCCGTTGGGCATCAGGGCCAAGGTGGCTGCCATTTACGAGCCGCCACAAGAGTCTACCAGGGACTCGATCAACATCCAGCCGGATGAGTTCGCCGACGATGTGGATGCCGTGGCCAGTGCGCTAGGACTGAAGAAG ATTGGTTGGATTTTCACTGATCTCATCACGGAGGATGCGAGCATCGGCACTGTCAAACAGATCCGTGGCATCGAGTCGCACTTTATTACGGCCCAGGAGTGCATCACAGCCGGCGAGCTGCAGAATCGCCATCCAAATCCGTGTAAATATGCCTCCAATGGCGTCTTTGGCTCAAAGTTTGTCACCATTTGTGTAACAG GagacaaaaccaaacaagTGCACATGGAAGGCTATGCGGTCTCGGCTCAGTGCATGGCTCTGGTGCGAGATAATTGTCTGATACCCACTAAGGATGCGCCCGAGCTGGGCTACGTGCGTGAATCCACGGACAAGCAGTATGTTCCAGACGTCTTCTATAAG GAGAAGGATCAGTACGGCAACGAGGTGCAGCGGCTGGCTCGCCCCCTGCCCGTGGAGTATCTGCTGGTGGACGTGCCCGCATCCACACCGCTGCAACCCATTTACACCTTCACCGAGTACGACAAGCGCCAGCCATTCCCCATCGAGAACCGCTACCTTGATGGCCACCTGCAGGATTTCAATGCGCTCAGCTGCTATCTGTCCGCTTGGGGCGAGGAGGAGTTCCTGGAGGCCATCTCCGACTTCCACCTGCTGGTCTACCTGTACAAGATGGACATGCTGCCGCTGCGACAGCACATGGGTCCGCTGCTGGAGGCGGTGCGCACCAAGAATCCCAACCAGGCCGCCCAGTTCAAGGTCGTCGATGTGTGGAAGCTGCTCGAGTCGCTTATCCAGGCCAGTTCCGGCGGCAGTGG AGGAACCACCAGCTATCCCAGTGGCGGGGCCTCGGCCAGTGCCGGTTCGGCTGGATCGGAGGCGATGGACCTGGACGCCAACACCTGGACGTGCAACCACTGCACCTTCATCAATCGCGGCGAGCTCACATCCTGCGAGATCTGCTCGCTACCCAGATAA
- the LOC122618826 gene encoding nuclear protein localization protein 4 homolog isoform X2: MPNDKILIRVQSAEGIKRIEISPKSNLKQLYDSVQNALKVDGFGLFKERNFLTELQTSGSQLVGTSLKHGDMVFLKQMAGTSSRRTSTTVLDSQAFKTSTVSNPNSGRPSINVVEDDVDQALSKADGTIKRERDTKLCHHNANGRCVHCSALEPYDESYLKEHNIKHLSFHSYIRKQTSGMDHGKYFVFDDINCRIKPGCREHPPWPKGICSKCQPSAITLNRQTYRHVDNVMFENTKIVERFLNYWRTTGHQRMGYLYGTYEQHNDVPLGIRAKVAAIYEPPQESTRDSINIQPDEFADDVDAVASALGLKKIGWIFTDLITEDASIGTVKQIRGIESHFITAQECITAGELQNRHPNPCKYASNGVFGSKFVTICVTGDKTKQVHMEGYAVSAQCMALVRDNCLIPTKDAPELGYVRESTDKQYVPDVFYKEKDQYGNEVQRLARPLPVEYLLVDVPASTPLQPIYTFTEYDKRQPFPIENRYLDGHLQDFNALSCYLSAWGEEEFLEAISDFHLLVYLYKMDMLPLRQHMGPLLEAVRTKNPNQAAQFKVVDVWKLLESLIQASSGGSGGTTSYPSGGASASAGSAGSEAMDLDANTWTCNHCTFINRGELTSCEICSLPR, encoded by the exons TTGATACGCGTTCAGTCGGCGGAGGGCATCAAACGCATCGAGATCTCGCCCAAGTCGAATCTGAAGCAGCTCTACGACAGCGTTCAGAATGCCCTGAAGGTGGATGGCTTTGGTCTCTTCAAGGAGCGCAACTTCCTCACAGAGCTGCAGACCAGTGGCTCCCAGCTGGTGGGCACTTCCTTGAAGCATGGCGACATGGTCTTCTTAAAACAGATGGCTGGCACATCATCGCGC CGCACTAGCACCACTGTTCTGGACAGTCAGGCGTTTAAGACCAGCACCGTTAGCAATCCGAACAGCGGTCGTCCATCCATCAATGTGGTCGAAGATGACGTGGACCAGGCTCTGAGCAAAGCTGATGGCACCATTAAGCGCGAACGTGATACCAAGCT GTGCCACCACAATGCCAACGGCCGATGCGTGCACTGCTCCGCACTGGAGCCCTATGATGAGTCCTATCTGAAGGAGCACAATATCAAGCACTTGTCCTTCCACTCGTACATACGCAAGCAGACATCCGGCATGGATCACGGCAAGTACTTTGTCTTCGACGACATCAACTGTCGCATCAAGCCGGGATGTCGCGAGCATCCACCATGGCCCAAGGGCATCTGCTCCAAGTGCCAGCCGTCGGCCATTACGCTGAATCGTCAGACATATCGTCACGTGGACAACGTTATGTTCGAGAACACCAAGATCGTGGAGCGCTTCCTCAACTACTGGCGCACCACAGGACACCAGCGCATGGGATATCTGTATGGCACGTACGAGCAGCACAATGATGTTCCGTTGGGCATCAGGGCCAAGGTGGCTGCCATTTACGAGCCGCCACAAGAGTCTACCAGGGACTCGATCAACATCCAGCCGGATGAGTTCGCCGACGATGTGGATGCCGTGGCCAGTGCGCTAGGACTGAAGAAG ATTGGTTGGATTTTCACTGATCTCATCACGGAGGATGCGAGCATCGGCACTGTCAAACAGATCCGTGGCATCGAGTCGCACTTTATTACGGCCCAGGAGTGCATCACAGCCGGCGAGCTGCAGAATCGCCATCCAAATCCGTGTAAATATGCCTCCAATGGCGTCTTTGGCTCAAAGTTTGTCACCATTTGTGTAACAG GagacaaaaccaaacaagTGCACATGGAAGGCTATGCGGTCTCGGCTCAGTGCATGGCTCTGGTGCGAGATAATTGTCTGATACCCACTAAGGATGCGCCCGAGCTGGGCTACGTGCGTGAATCCACGGACAAGCAGTATGTTCCAGACGTCTTCTATAAG GAGAAGGATCAGTACGGCAACGAGGTGCAGCGGCTGGCTCGCCCCCTGCCCGTGGAGTATCTGCTGGTGGACGTGCCCGCATCCACACCGCTGCAACCCATTTACACCTTCACCGAGTACGACAAGCGCCAGCCATTCCCCATCGAGAACCGCTACCTTGATGGCCACCTGCAGGATTTCAATGCGCTCAGCTGCTATCTGTCCGCTTGGGGCGAGGAGGAGTTCCTGGAGGCCATCTCCGACTTCCACCTGCTGGTCTACCTGTACAAGATGGACATGCTGCCGCTGCGACAGCACATGGGTCCGCTGCTGGAGGCGGTGCGCACCAAGAATCCCAACCAGGCCGCCCAGTTCAAGGTCGTCGATGTGTGGAAGCTGCTCGAGTCGCTTATCCAGGCCAGTTCCGGCGGCAGTGG AGGAACCACCAGCTATCCCAGTGGCGGGGCCTCGGCCAGTGCCGGTTCGGCTGGATCGGAGGCGATGGACCTGGACGCCAACACCTGGACGTGCAACCACTGCACCTTCATCAATCGCGGCGAGCTCACATCCTGCGAGATCTGCTCGCTACCCAGATAA
- the LOC122618825 gene encoding uncharacterized protein LOC122618825 isoform X1, translating into MEKSIQVPKELKTLLSCGLCHRPYDLASGLLPQELVCQHSFCEECVYRNTDRSSSECICYLCGYRTQLHGQKLPESMAIMYLLRELPALVLGRAMLDFSDKKSSSSTMEISSDEAPNAAAKNWLEEISVDSFLATSVEHCFIHAMPNSTWCHTCQRLLCRACSDVPLHQDHILVRQVDYHDLIRHLLNSELAKIKGTAVQATELATREMDLLRELCEACYYVQLHVKRVLLEHHPSMVAATMMGWHRRAERDLSLAVNLSGAEMLQLLAHLAQQRRQYERQLGEVHFQCRMRAAVQENGMQVLDFETLNNRIARLRSHPRPGAIPANVEPPQALILTNYCVFAYWCEVQREMTPPRSWNLRPEPDLLPQSRRAVVPPHFNHRLREAEVRDYMQQIEQVQDQGLSRPPYDGSPESSSSPSSSSSSNSQSNMIALDLDHGLRELVLQWQADLQQPQQVQQQVQQEQQQQQHLQQLAYPMYQPEAVFINAVDQLQSPLMGQPVQEQHQQDGGTSSSVSIVRQPTVHCYPIYFLDMEIAGELAGRVLIEVRSDAAPRMADNFGALVRHERGYGYRGCAVFQAWGGESIITGDFESQSGRGGHSAFESRYFLPDDTGLPAHRGTVGMRRGQRRQDRSGFVGSQFRLVLNEMRSFTAIFGYIVQGIELVDRIAASGNALGRPALRSTIRNCGEYHLNR; encoded by the coding sequence ATGGAGAAGTCTATCCAGGTGCCAAAGGAGCTGAAAACGCTGCTGAGCTGCGGCCTCTGTCATCGTCCCTATGATCTGGCAAGTGGTTTGCTGCCCCAGGAGCTCGTCTGCCAGCACAGCTTCTGCGAGGAGTGCGTGTACAGGAACACCGATCGCAGTTCATCCGAGTGCATCTGCTATCTGTGCGGCTATCGCACGCAGCTGCATGGCCAGAAGCTGCCGGAATCCATGGCCATCATGTATCTGCTACGTGAGCTGCCAGCTTTGGTGCTCGGCAGGGCCATGCTGGATTTCTCGGAcaagaagagcagcagcagcactatGGAAATTTCCAGTGACGAAGCGCCCAATGCTGCAGCAAAGAACTGGCTGGAAGAGATCAGCGTGGACAGCTTTTTGGCCACCAGCGTGGAGCACTGCTTCATCCATGCCATGCCGAACTCCACGTGGTGTCACACCTGCCAGCGCCTGTTGTGCCGCGCCTGCTCGGATGTTCCGCTGCACCAGGATCACATCTTGGTGCGTCAAGTTGATTACCATGACCTGATCCGCCATCTGCTCAACTCCGAGTTGGCAAAGATCAAGGGCACAGCCGTGCAGGCCACCGAGTTGGCCACCCGCGAAATGGATCTACTACGCGAGCTGTGCGAGGCGTGCTACTACGTGCAGTTGCATGTGAAGCGTGTGCTGCTGGAGCACCATCCCAGCATGGTTGCCGCCACGATGATGGGCTGGCATCGACGCGCCGAGCGGGATCTGAGTTTAGCCGTGAATCTGAGTGGTGCCGaaatgctgcagttgctcgcCCATTTGGCCCAACAGCGGCGGCAATACGAGCGCCAGTTGGGCGAGGTGCACTTCCAGTGTCGGATGCGGGCCGCAGTCCAGGAGAACGGCATGCAGGTCCTGGACTTCGAGACACTAAACAATAGGATCGCGCGGCTACGCAGCCATCCGCGTCCTGGCGCCATTCCGGCCAATGTGGAGCCACCGCAGGCGCTCATCCTCACCAACTACTGTGTGTTCGCCTACTGGTGCGAGGTGCAGCGCGAAATGACTCCGCCGCGCTCCTGGAACCTGAGACCGGAGCCGGACTTACTGCCGCAATCCCGACGAGCTGTGGTCCCGCCGCACTTCAATCATCGCCTGCGGGAGGCGGAGGTCAGGGATTATATGCAGCAGATCGAACAGGTTCAGGATCAGGGGCTCAGTCGTCCTCCGTATGATGGCTCTCCCGAATCCTCCTCgtcgcccagcagcagcagcagtagcaacagccAAAGCAATATGATTGCTCTGGACTTGGACCATGGACTTCGTGAGCTGGTGCTCCAGTGGCAAGCGGATCtacagcagccgcaacaagtgcagcagcaagtgcaacaggaacagcagcagcagcagcatttacAGCAGCTAGCGTACCCAATGTACCAGCCAGAAGCGGTCTTCATCAACGCGGTGGACCAATTGCAGTCGCCGCTAATGGGTCAGCCGGTCCAGGAGCAACATCAGCAAGATGGCGGTACCAGTTCCTCGGTAAGCATTGTGCGCCAGCCCACCGTTCACTGTTACCCCATCTACTTTCTGGACATGGAAATAGCAGGCGAACTGGCCGGCCGGGTACTAATCGAGGTGAGATCGGATGCCGCTCCCCGGATGGCGGACAACTTTGGGGCGCTGGTGCGGCACGAGCGGGGCTACGGCTATCGGGGCTGCGCCGTCTTCCAGGCCTGGGGTGGCGAGAGCATCATCACCGGCGACTTTGAGTCGCAGAGCGGACGCGGTGGACACTCGGCCTTCGAGAGCAGATACTTTTTGCCAGATGACACGGGTTTGCCGGCACATCGGGGAACGGTTGGCATGCGCAGGGGTCAGCGGCGACAGGATAGAAGTGGATTCGTGGGCAGCCAGTTCCGGTTGGTGCTCAACGAGATGCGCTCCTTCACCGCCATTTTCGGATACATTGTGCAGGGCATTGAGCTGGTGGACCGGATTGCGGCCAGTGGCAATGCTCTGGGACGACCGGCTCTAAGGAGCACCATCCGGAATTGTGGCGAGTACCATTTAAACCGATAA
- the LOC122618825 gene encoding histone-lysine N-methyltransferase 2D isoform X2 translates to MEKSIQVPKELKTLLSCGLCHRPYDLASGLLPQELVCQHSFCEECVYRNTDRSSSECICYLCGYRTQLHGQKLPESMAIMYLLRELPALVLGRAMLDFSDKKSSSSTMEISSDEAPNAAAKNWLEEISVDSFLATSVEHCFIHAMPNSTWCHTCQRLLCRACSDVPLHQDHILVRQVDYHDLIRHLLNSELAKIKGTAVQATELATREMDLLRELCEACYYVQLHVKRVLLEHHPSMVAATMMGWHRRAERDLSLAVNLSGAEMLQLLAHLAQQRRQYERQLGEVHFQCRMRAAVQENGMQVLDFETLNNRIARLRSHPRPGAIPANVEPPQALILTNYCVFAYWCEVQREMTPPRSWNLRPEPDLLPQSRRAVVPPHFNHRLREAEVRDYMQQIEQVQDQGLSRPPYDGSPESSSSPSSSSSSNSQSNMIALDLDHGLRELVLQWQADLQQPQQVQQQVQQEQQQQQHLQQLAYPMYQPEAVFINAVDQLQSPLMGQPVQEQHQQDGGTSSSQANWPAGY, encoded by the exons ATGGAGAAGTCTATCCAGGTGCCAAAGGAGCTGAAAACGCTGCTGAGCTGCGGCCTCTGTCATCGTCCCTATGATCTGGCAAGTGGTTTGCTGCCCCAGGAGCTCGTCTGCCAGCACAGCTTCTGCGAGGAGTGCGTGTACAGGAACACCGATCGCAGTTCATCCGAGTGCATCTGCTATCTGTGCGGCTATCGCACGCAGCTGCATGGCCAGAAGCTGCCGGAATCCATGGCCATCATGTATCTGCTACGTGAGCTGCCAGCTTTGGTGCTCGGCAGGGCCATGCTGGATTTCTCGGAcaagaagagcagcagcagcactatGGAAATTTCCAGTGACGAAGCGCCCAATGCTGCAGCAAAGAACTGGCTGGAAGAGATCAGCGTGGACAGCTTTTTGGCCACCAGCGTGGAGCACTGCTTCATCCATGCCATGCCGAACTCCACGTGGTGTCACACCTGCCAGCGCCTGTTGTGCCGCGCCTGCTCGGATGTTCCGCTGCACCAGGATCACATCTTGGTGCGTCAAGTTGATTACCATGACCTGATCCGCCATCTGCTCAACTCCGAGTTGGCAAAGATCAAGGGCACAGCCGTGCAGGCCACCGAGTTGGCCACCCGCGAAATGGATCTACTACGCGAGCTGTGCGAGGCGTGCTACTACGTGCAGTTGCATGTGAAGCGTGTGCTGCTGGAGCACCATCCCAGCATGGTTGCCGCCACGATGATGGGCTGGCATCGACGCGCCGAGCGGGATCTGAGTTTAGCCGTGAATCTGAGTGGTGCCGaaatgctgcagttgctcgcCCATTTGGCCCAACAGCGGCGGCAATACGAGCGCCAGTTGGGCGAGGTGCACTTCCAGTGTCGGATGCGGGCCGCAGTCCAGGAGAACGGCATGCAGGTCCTGGACTTCGAGACACTAAACAATAGGATCGCGCGGCTACGCAGCCATCCGCGTCCTGGCGCCATTCCGGCCAATGTGGAGCCACCGCAGGCGCTCATCCTCACCAACTACTGTGTGTTCGCCTACTGGTGCGAGGTGCAGCGCGAAATGACTCCGCCGCGCTCCTGGAACCTGAGACCGGAGCCGGACTTACTGCCGCAATCCCGACGAGCTGTGGTCCCGCCGCACTTCAATCATCGCCTGCGGGAGGCGGAGGTCAGGGATTATATGCAGCAGATCGAACAGGTTCAGGATCAGGGGCTCAGTCGTCCTCCGTATGATGGCTCTCCCGAATCCTCCTCgtcgcccagcagcagcagcagtagcaacagccAAAGCAATATGATTGCTCTGGACTTGGACCATGGACTTCGTGAGCTGGTGCTCCAGTGGCAAGCGGATCtacagcagccgcaacaagtgcagcagcaagtgcaacaggaacagcagcagcagcagcatttacAGCAGCTAGCGTACCCAATGTACCAGCCAGAAGCGGTCTTCATCAACGCGGTGGACCAATTGCAGTCGCCGCTAATGGGTCAGCCGGTCCAGGAGCAACATCAGCAAGATGGCGGTACCAGTTCCTCG CAGGCGAACTGGCCGGCCGGGTACTAA
- the LOC122618825 gene encoding uncharacterized protein LOC122618825 isoform X3 has translation MEKSIQVPKELKTLLSCGLCHRPYDLASGLLPQELVCQHSFCEECVYRNTDRSSSECICYLCGYRTQLHGQKLPESMAIMYLLRELPALVLGRAMLDFSDKKSSSSTMEISSDEAPNAAAKNWLEEISVDSFLATSVEHCFIHAMPNSTWCHTCQRLLCRACSDVPLHQDHILVRQVDYHDLIRHLLNSELAKIKGTAVQATELATREMDLLRELCEACYYVQLHVKRVLLEHHPSMVAATMMGWHRRAERDLSLAVNLSGAEMLQLLAHLAQQRRQYERQLGEVHFQCRMRAAVQENGMQVLDFETLNNRIARLRSHPRPGAIPANVEPPQALILTNYCVFAYWCEVQREMTPPRSWNLRPEPDLLPQSRRAVVPPHFNHRLREAEVRDYMQQIEQVQDQGLSRPPYDGSPESSSSPSSSSSSNSQSNMIALDLDHGLRELVLQWQADLQQPQQVQQQVQQEQQQQQHLQQLAYPMYQPEAVFINAVDQLQSPLMGQPVQEQHQQDGGTSSSANWPAGY, from the exons ATGGAGAAGTCTATCCAGGTGCCAAAGGAGCTGAAAACGCTGCTGAGCTGCGGCCTCTGTCATCGTCCCTATGATCTGGCAAGTGGTTTGCTGCCCCAGGAGCTCGTCTGCCAGCACAGCTTCTGCGAGGAGTGCGTGTACAGGAACACCGATCGCAGTTCATCCGAGTGCATCTGCTATCTGTGCGGCTATCGCACGCAGCTGCATGGCCAGAAGCTGCCGGAATCCATGGCCATCATGTATCTGCTACGTGAGCTGCCAGCTTTGGTGCTCGGCAGGGCCATGCTGGATTTCTCGGAcaagaagagcagcagcagcactatGGAAATTTCCAGTGACGAAGCGCCCAATGCTGCAGCAAAGAACTGGCTGGAAGAGATCAGCGTGGACAGCTTTTTGGCCACCAGCGTGGAGCACTGCTTCATCCATGCCATGCCGAACTCCACGTGGTGTCACACCTGCCAGCGCCTGTTGTGCCGCGCCTGCTCGGATGTTCCGCTGCACCAGGATCACATCTTGGTGCGTCAAGTTGATTACCATGACCTGATCCGCCATCTGCTCAACTCCGAGTTGGCAAAGATCAAGGGCACAGCCGTGCAGGCCACCGAGTTGGCCACCCGCGAAATGGATCTACTACGCGAGCTGTGCGAGGCGTGCTACTACGTGCAGTTGCATGTGAAGCGTGTGCTGCTGGAGCACCATCCCAGCATGGTTGCCGCCACGATGATGGGCTGGCATCGACGCGCCGAGCGGGATCTGAGTTTAGCCGTGAATCTGAGTGGTGCCGaaatgctgcagttgctcgcCCATTTGGCCCAACAGCGGCGGCAATACGAGCGCCAGTTGGGCGAGGTGCACTTCCAGTGTCGGATGCGGGCCGCAGTCCAGGAGAACGGCATGCAGGTCCTGGACTTCGAGACACTAAACAATAGGATCGCGCGGCTACGCAGCCATCCGCGTCCTGGCGCCATTCCGGCCAATGTGGAGCCACCGCAGGCGCTCATCCTCACCAACTACTGTGTGTTCGCCTACTGGTGCGAGGTGCAGCGCGAAATGACTCCGCCGCGCTCCTGGAACCTGAGACCGGAGCCGGACTTACTGCCGCAATCCCGACGAGCTGTGGTCCCGCCGCACTTCAATCATCGCCTGCGGGAGGCGGAGGTCAGGGATTATATGCAGCAGATCGAACAGGTTCAGGATCAGGGGCTCAGTCGTCCTCCGTATGATGGCTCTCCCGAATCCTCCTCgtcgcccagcagcagcagcagtagcaacagccAAAGCAATATGATTGCTCTGGACTTGGACCATGGACTTCGTGAGCTGGTGCTCCAGTGGCAAGCGGATCtacagcagccgcaacaagtgcagcagcaagtgcaacaggaacagcagcagcagcagcatttacAGCAGCTAGCGTACCCAATGTACCAGCCAGAAGCGGTCTTCATCAACGCGGTGGACCAATTGCAGTCGCCGCTAATGGGTCAGCCGGTCCAGGAGCAACATCAGCAAGATGGCGGTACCAGTTCCTCG GCGAACTGGCCGGCCGGGTACTAA
- the LOC122618827 gene encoding ataxin-8: protein MFWTAVASSTLSSNSAESSAGLASAAPSYQQQHTKPSPLRASASSWQLSNAAFKSRLQQQQLLQQHQQQIQQQHEQQQHEQQQQQQEQQQQQQQQLQQQHENASQQEVQASREDNRRAVGQKTKLQTANIKKKISPKSESKILKAFTSCKCTQK from the exons ATGTTCTGGACGGCGGTAGCCTCCTCCACACTCTCCTCCAACAGCGCCGAGAGCTCGGCGGGATTGGCCAGTGCGGCGCCCagctaccagcagcagcacacgAAGCCATCGCCCCTGCGAGCCTCCGCCAGCAGCTGGCAGCTTAGCAATGCAGCATTCAAGTCGCgcctgcaacagcaacagctactgcagcagcaccagcaacagatacagcagcagcacgagcagcagcaacacgagcagcaacagcagcaacaggagc agcagcaacagcaacagcagcaactgcagcagcaacacgagAACGCATCCCAACAGGAAGTGCAAGCGAGTAGGGAGGACAACAGGCGGGCGGTGGGGCAAAAGACCAAACTTCAGACAGCGAAcatcaaaaagaaaatcagTCCCAAGAGTGAgagtaaaatattaaaagcgTTCACCTCCTGCAAGTGCACCCAGAAGTAG
- the LOC122622062 gene encoding alcohol dehydrogenase-like: MALRLTTITLLKRTPLLLVPKLKAAPTTRTLLLRSPFPGNLVPFLDDDPCVFSRKAIMHHGGCGCQLQFSRPASKCEAFTLSNKNVLFVAGLGGIGLDTSKELLKRDLKNLVILDRIKNPAAIAELKALNPKVCVTFYPYDVTVPIAETTKLLKTIFGQLKTIDVLINGAGILDDHQIERTIAVNYTGLVNTTTAIMEFWDKRKCGPGGIICNIGSVTGFNAIYQVPVYSGTKAAVVNFTSSLAKLAPITGVTAYTVNPGITRTTLVQKFNSWLDVEPQVAKKLLAHPTQPPLACAENFVKAIELNQNGALWKLDLGTLEAIKWCKHWDSGI; the protein is encoded by the exons ATGGCGCTTCGTCTTACAACCATTACTCTTCTAAAACGCACTCCTTTATTACTCGTGCCAAAG TTAAAAGCAGCACCGACAACACGCACTCTACTACTAAGAAGTCCTTTTCCAGGGAATCTGGTACCGTTTTTAGATGATGATCCTTGTGTGTTCTCAAGGAAGGCCATCATGCACCATGGGGGG TGCGGTTGTCAGTTGCAGTTCAGCAGACCGGCTAGCAAGTGCGAGGCGTTTACCTTGTCCAACAAGAACGTGCTTTTCGTGGCCGGTCTGGGAGGCATTGGTCTGGACACCAGCAAGGAGCTGCTCAAGCGGGACCTGAAGAACCTGGTGATCCTCGACCGCATTAAGAACCCGGCTGCCATCGCCGAGCTGAAGGCACTCAATCCAAAGGTGTGCGTCACCTTCTACCCCTACGATGTGACCGTGCCCATTGCCGAGACCACCAAGCTGCTGAAGACCATCTTCGGCCAGCTGAAGACCATCGATGTCCTGATCAACGGAGCCGGTATCCTGGACGATCACCAGATCGAGCGCACCATCGCCGTCAACTACACCGGCCTGGTGAACACCACGACCGCCATCATGGAGTTCTGGGACAAGCGCAAGTGTGGACCGGGTGGGATCATCTGCAACATTGGATCCGTGACTGGATTCAACGCCATTTACCAGGTGCCCGTTTATTCCGGCACCAAGGCTGCCGTGGTCAACTTCACCAGCTCCCTGGCGAAACTGGCCCCCATCACCGGCGTGACCGCTTACACCGTGAACCCCGGCATCACCCGGACCACCCTTGTGCAGAAGTTCAACTCCTGGCTGGATGTTGAGCCCCAGGTGGCCAAGAAGCTCCTGGCTCACCCCACCCAGCCCCCGTTGGCCTGCGCCGAGAACTTCGTGAAGGCGATCGAGCTGAACCAGAACGGTGCACTCTGGAAACTGGACTTGGGCACCCTGGAGGCCATCAAGTGGTGCAAGCACTGGGACTCGGGCATCTAA